From the Fulvia fulva chromosome 2, complete sequence genome, one window contains:
- a CDS encoding Phenylacetaldoxime dehydratase — protein MGSVEVLESAIPEHLRVERTIPANTPANYQPPFPAYSARFPKDAQGMVTAMIGVQHKNAVQGQSTEFKQISSFVEKPSNGVKPRYWEAASVKDNRGYYNEVAIPYWRSKEDFDQWRSESGFESWWKALQTDGEVGYFLEVFLPSIDRFETVLSDNNEPEGVANMRVGVSGMLQEHVYWGSMRDRLAASQTDHLTGEKATIRPAGGREDTTKRRIHVEGRQNSAMIRSGQDWSNTNPHERKLYLDTMHPVLIKGMDFLRDRGEEVGCIECRFMDVIQKDEAVASPTDKTFGLAYFDDLSSLEDWSKRHKTHLDIFGRFLQYAGELQGNVSLRLFHEVMVVKLEQQYFEYVGCHDSTGMLVSI, from the coding sequence ATGGGCTCTGTAGAGGTCCTTGAATCGGCCATACCAGAGCACCTGCGAGTGGAGAGAACGATACCTGCGAACACACCAGCAAACTATCAACCACCGTTCCCAGCATATTCAGCTAGGTTCCCAAAAGATGCACAAGGAATGGTCACCGCCATGATTGGCGTCCAGCACAAGAATGCGGTCCAAGGCCAAAGCACAGAGTTCAAGCAGATCAGTTCGTTTGTCGAGAAGCCATCGAATGGTGTGAAGCCACGGTATTGGGAAGCTGCATCTGTGAAAGACAACCGTGGCTACTATAATGAGGTTGCGATCCCATACTGGAGGTCGAAAGAGGACTTTGATCAGTGGCGAAGTGAAAGTGGCTTCGAGTCCTGGTGGAAGGCCTTGCAGACTGATGGCGAGGTCGGATACTTCCTGGAGGTCTTCTTACCAAGCATCGATAGATTCGAGACCGTGTTGTCCGACAACAACGAACCGGAAGGTGTAGCAAATATGAGAGTCGGCGTCAGTGGCATGCTGCAAGAGCACGTGTACTGGGGCTCGATGCGTGATCGTCTTGCGGCTTCGCAGACAGATCACCTGACAGGCGAGAAGGCCACGATTCGGCCAGCAGGTGGCAGAGAGGATACGACCAAACGACGCATTCATGTCGAAGGAAGGCAGAATTCGGCCATGATCCGAAGCGGACAAGATTGGTCGAACACGAATCCGCATGAAAGAAAGTTGTACCTCGATACTATGCACCCTGTGCTGATCAAGGGTATGGATTTCCTTCGAGATCGGGGCGAAGAAGTCGGATGCATAGAATGTCGCTTCATGGACGTAATCCAGAAAGATGAGGCCGTTGCAAGTCCCACCGACAAGACGTTCGGCTTGGCATACTTCGACGATCTGAGCTCGTTAGAGGACTGGAGCAAGCGGCATAAGACGCACCTCGACATTTTCGGGCGCTTCCTGCAGTACGCTGGCGAGTTGCAGGGGAATGTTTCGCTTCGACTGTTCCACGAGGTCATGGTCGTGAAGCTGGAGCAGCAGTACTTCGAGTACGTAGGCTGCCATGATAGCACTGGTATGCTGGTATCCATATAA
- a CDS encoding Cleft lip and palate transmembrane protein 1, producing the protein MSGQAPPAVQPAGDTVAADPQAESQTNWLWSIGKNVAIFILIQFAMKQFMGGNKAVAPTPDAVATPGADPIAPGEWSAIPQGLHPLWPTNTSVDVAMYISPSNILPRLSQLPKDSLIVDEKNFSLDRAKKDYREVHKTFNVPPSVQNNGTLWAHILIAQTGAEKDPASPAYDPEKAYRMHRPLTSYLAKKKVRRTRNLLGGTNETETEEELEEASGPTVASYYHPNFTLSFVPETGDVQWPSLHPAMRQFYTLEQTGKRDHSGKNGWYYPVLYLNTFWQLRSHMTELNATIPQKTLPINVDLSTLASWQFSVMASMDEGMKETARKAANGESTPGGGDGSEMEMIKETLLDTNHWLLGTTAVVSVLHMIFELLAFKNDVSHWRKKKDNVGVSVRTILANVFMQLIIFLYLMDNNENTSWMILFGQGMGIAIEAWKITKAVNVRVRVPQPGTYSAKLGLPYTVVFEDKHKLSETEEKTEEYDKIAFKYMGIVAVPLLIAYAAYSLMYEDHKSWYSFVITTLVGSVYAYGFLMMVPALYINYRLKSVAHMPGRTMMYKFLNTFIDDLFAFTIKMPVLHRLATLRDDVIFFVYIYQAWAYKVDYTRVNEFGQGGDDEEVESKQATKPLTSPADEKKTDGGELKGELEGKVDAAVAVASGKEKGGARKRRG; encoded by the exons ATGTCTGGTCAAGCGCCTCCTGCAGTGCAGCCTGCGGGTGACACTGTAGCCGCCGATCCACAAGCCGAGAGCCAGACGAACTGGCTGTGGTCGATAGGCAAGAATGTCGCCATCTTCATCCTGATCCAGTTCGCCATGAAGCAGTTCATGGGAGGCAACAAGGCCGTAGCACCAACACCGGATGCCGTAGCAACGCCAGGAGCGGATCCCATAGCCCCAGGAGAATGGAGCGCGATACCACAAGGCCTCCACCCGTTGTGGCCCACAAACACGAGCGTCGACGTTGCCATGTATATATCGCCCAGCAACATTCTGCCGCGCCTAAGCCAGCTGCCAAAAGATAGCTTGATTGTAGACGAGAAGAACTTCTCCCTTGATAGAGCGAAGAAAGACTACCGCGAGGTGCACAAGACCTTCAATGTCCCACCGAGCGTGCAGAACAATGGAACACTATGGGCACATATCTTGATTGCGCAAACAGGGGCGGAGAAAGACCCGGCCTCTCCAGCATACGATCCGGAGAAGGCATACCGCATGCATCGCCCGTTGACTTCGTACTTGGCAAAGAAGAAGGTCAGAAGGACGAGAAATCTACTGGGCGGCACAAACGAGACGGAGACAGAAGAAGAGCTCGAGGAAGCATCAGGTCCTACAGTCGCGTCATACTATCACCCAAACTTCACTCTGTCATTCGTGCCGGAGACGGGTGATGTACAATGGCCGAGCCTTCACCCTGCTATGAGGCAGTTCTACACCCTCGAGCAGACTGGAAAGCGTGACCACAGTGGCAAGAACGGATGGTATTACCCAGTGCTATACCTGAACACATTCTGGCAGCTGCGATCGCACATGACTGAGCTCAATGCCACAATCCCGCAGAAGACATTGCCAATCAATGTTGATCTCTCGACCTTGGCCAGCTGGCAATTCAGCGTGATGGCAAGCATGGACGAAGGCATGAAGGAGACAGCACGCAAGGCCGCAAATGGCGAATCGACTCCCGGTGGCGGCGATGGTTCCGAGATGGAGATGATCAAGGAGACTCTGCTCGACACCAACCACTGGCTACTTGGCACGACTGCAGTAGTCAGTGTCCTCCACATGATCTTCGAGCTCCTTGCCTTCAAGAACGACGTCAGCCATTGGCGTAAGAAGAAGGACAACGTCGGCGTTTCCGTCCGCACCATCCTTGCGAACGTGTTCATGCAACTCATCATCTTCCTATACCTCATGGACAACAACGAGAACACGAGCTGGATGATTCTCTTCGGTCAAGGCATGGGCATCGCCATCGAAGCCTGGAAGATCACCAAAGCGGTCAACGTTCGTGTCCGTGTGCCACAACCAGGAACGTACTCCGCCAAGCTTGGGCTGCCATACACCGTAGTCTTCGAGGACAAGCACAAGCTGAGCGAAACCGAAGAGAAGACCGAAGAATACGACAAGATCGCCTTCAAATACATGGGCATCGTCGCCGTCCCACTCCTAATCGCCTACGCCGCCTACTCCCTAATGTACGAAGACCACAAGAGCTGGTACAGCTTCGTCATCACCACCCTAGTCGGCAGCGTCTACGCCTACGGTTTCCTCATGATG GTCCCCGCCCTCTACATAAACTACCGCCTCAAATCCGTCGCACACATGCCCGGCCGCACCATGATGTACAAATTCCTCAACACCTTCATCGACGACCTCTTCGCCTTCACCATCAAAATGCCTGTCCTGCACCGTCTCGCTACGCTGCGCGACGATGTGATTTTCTTTGTGTACATTTACCAGGCGTGGGCGTACAAGGTTGATTACACGCGTGTTAATGAGTTTGGACAGGGTGGGGATGATGAGGAGGTTGAGAGTAAGCAGGCGACGAAGCCGCTTACGAGTCCGGCTGATGAGAAGAAGACGGATGGTGGGGAGTTAAAGGGGGAGTTGGAGGGGAAGGTTGATGCTGCTGTTGCTGTTGCGAGTGGGAAGGAGAAGGGGGGTGCTAGGAAGAGGAGGGGGTAA
- a CDS encoding Choline transporter-like protein ctl1, translating into MFSEYASRFLQQSNARLSLNQDDQRNRSRNPPDRRRQPMSNSRYVQRPGMPNHPYHQGPSASQSRFPFASRLSRQDPQAPLFFSATDDFEEEDANDQHEREVNDMYALQRSRQRFGPSNLTESSELEDDGVDGLEETQRGQNRNREHSMPRGRIGAPYPPSSRAGSMPESEMSRPSSKGKGRLVDVNLNSTIHEEPPESLANLSPSIDPDSPPPAFRPFKQHVKSSRLSSFLPLETDEETNMLHPRPPSTDRAESVPPTVILPTQEPPKHDAFWGNIFMISLFTMVAAFIVIWFQTAAPSSKQPLGDTIYSVLKSNSNMLVWDTLIAVVVALIWLSLLRNYVRVLVFGMLVAMPVILVSFSIYPLVSSFQGSWHGASIQDRAMRCFSFVPALMALLWTWSVVKNRHSLAKAISILEFSTKIIASSPYLLTLGFVSLASIVVFTWSWTLMFERVFLSGRWVGASKFVLYANSWWLGAFFVLQYLWTLGVLAGIQRATTAATVSQWYFHRLAVPQPTNREVVQASFNHATGALFGTVCLSTFLSLLVRLPLIILPGRLSGLLNMCAYWIIPTSLATLTNPLTLTHAAIHSQPLGIAARGLAQLNFVSRTNPSNTLGPRNFNPASPNGSILLPYKLSKLLLQATRYIMSFALGFSSWVRAAHSIKLEGTAGIRGSLYAYIVGMVAASIGFAVLGSIENVVGATVDAAVICWASESAGGRGEAKFCREAGELFGDDEPRGGRVSMA; encoded by the exons ATGTTCTCCGAGT ATGCCTCGCGGTTCCTCCAGCAGTCCAACGCCCGACTATCACTCAATCAAGATGACCAGCGAAATCGCTCTCGAAACCCCCCAGACCGACGGCGACAACCCATGAGCAACTCCCGTTACGTCCAACGACCTGGCATGCCAAATCACCCGTACCACCAAGGCCCTTCTGCGTCGCAGTCACGCTTTCCCTTCGCTTCCCGCCTGTCGCGACAAGATCCTCAGGCGCCACTGTTCTTTAGTGCGACGGATGACTTCGAAGAGGAGGATGCGAATGACCAACATGAGAGGGAAGTTAACGACATGTATGCGCTCCAGCGGAGCAGGCAACGTTTTGGGCCCAGCAATCTGACAGAGAGCTCGGAATTGGAAGATGATGGAGTTGACGGGCTGGAAGAGACGCAAAGGGGTCAGAATCGCAATAGAGAACACAGCATGCCACGAGGGAGGATAGGCGCTCCATACCCACCATCGTCTCGAGCTGGGAGCATGCCCGAGTCGGAGATGAGCCGACCTAGTTCTAAGGGAAAGGGCAGGCTTGTCGACGTCAACCTGAACAGCACCATCCACGAGGAGCCACCCGAGTCTTTGGCCAACCTTTCGCCATCGATCGACCCAGACTCGCCTCCTCCTGCGTTCCGGCCCTTCAAGCAGCACGTCAAGTCAAGTCGATTGAGCAGCTTTCTGCCTCTGGAAACAGACGAAGAGACAAACATGCTACATCCAAGGCCACCCTCCACAGACCGAGCAGAGAGCGTGCCACCGACAGTGATCCTGCCCACGCAAGAGCCGCCGAAGCACGATGCTTTCTGGGGCAATATCTTCATGATATCACTGTTCACGATGGTCGCAGCCTTCATTGTGATCTGGTTCCAGACAGCAGCACCGTCCAGCAAGCAGCCACTCGGGGACACCATCTATTCGGTGCTGAAGTCGAATTCGAACATGCTGGTGTGGGATACACTGATCGCTGTGGTCGTGGCTCTGATCTGGCTTTCCCTGCTGCGGAACTATGTTCGCGTCCTGGTCTTCGGCATGCTCGTGGCGATGCCAGTCATCCTCGTCTCGTTCTCCATATACCCACTGGTGAGCAGCTTTCAGGGCTCCTGGCACGGAGCTTCCATCCAGGATCGAGCAATGCGTTGCTTCTCGTTCGTTCCAGCTTTGATGGCGCTTCTCTGGACCTGGAGTGTCGTTAAGAATAGGCACAGTCTCGCGAAGGCTATCAGTATTCTTGAGTTCAGCACCAAGATCATCGCCTCGAGCCCGTATCTCCTCACTCTGGGCTTCGTCTCGTTGGCAAGCATTGTGGTGTTCACCTGGTCATGGACACTCATGTTTGAACGCGTGTTCCTGTCAGGCCGCTGGGTGGGCGCAAGCAAGTTCGTCCTCTATGCTAATAGCTGGTGGCTCGGAGCTTTCTTCGTCCTACAATACCTGTGGACCTTGGGCGTGCTTGCCGGTATACAGCGTGCAACTACTGCAGCCACCGTGAGCCAATGGTACTTTCACCGACTGGCAGTTCCACAGCCGACAAATCGCGAGGTTGTGCAGGCGAGCTTTAATCACGCGACAGGAGCTCTTTTCGGCACAGTATGCTTAAGCACATTCCTCAGTCTGCTGGTTCGACTTCCGCTCATCATCCTCCCGGGTCGACTCTCTGGACTGCTGAATATGTGTGCATACTGGATCATCCCTACCAGTTTGGCCACGCTCACGAACCCACTGACGCTCACTCACGCCGCAATCCACAGCCAACCACTTGGAATCGCGGCACGTGGACTTGCACAGCTCAACTTTGTTAGCCGGACGAATCCCAGCAACACTCTTGGACCACGCAACTTCAACCCTGCCTCGCCTAATGGAAGCATTCTGTTGCCGTACAAGCTATCAAAGCTGTTGCTGCAAGCAACTCGATATATCATGTCATTCGCACTCGGTTTCAGCTCATGGGTTCGCGCTGCACATAGCATCAAGCTTGAGGGCACAGCTGGGATCCGTGGCAGCCTGTACGCCTACATTGTAGGCATGGTGGCTGCCTCTATCGGCTTTGCAGTCCTGGGATCGATAGAGAACGTTGTAGGTGCAACGGTGGATGCAGCAGTGATCTGCTGGGCGAGCGAGTCTGCAGGAGGCAGAGGAGAGGCTAAGTTCTGCCGTGAAGCCGGCGAGCTTTTCGGCGATGACGAGCCAAGAGGTGGACGAGTCAGCATGGCATGA
- a CDS encoding Adenylyltransferase, mitochondrial, with product MYRAISRTRPRSIAQRRIIQMTSQISNAANGEQKTYTIRDLPKSNTFTQRLPPDQEYPTPASSHNAERKKLGPRLVKNAAYTFVRPEPFKKSELVGVSKAALRDLAIDPASINDEDFKKTVAGEKIITIDEDKEPGDKDVYPWAQCYGGYQFGQWAGQLGDGRAISLFEANNPNTGKRYEIQLKGAGKTPYSRFADGKAVVRSSIREFVVSEALNALGIPSTRALSLTLGPEETVRRETAEPAAMVARFAESWIRVGTFDLPRSRGDRDMIRKLADYVAEDVFGGWDNLPARVPSTEEKDVADVQRGISKDSIEGEAETSENRYTRLFREIARRNAKTVAHWQAYAFTNGVLNSDNTSIYGLSVDFGPFAFLDNFDPNYTPNHDDHMLRYSYKNQPSIIWWNLVRLAEAFGELIGAGDWCDDAEFVEKGVRQERADELIKRAETVIDRVGEEYKAVFMAEYKRLMTARLGLKQSKESDFQDLYSELLDTLEALELDFNHTFRRLSHITMSELETDSQRKDVAARFFHHEGLPGLVLADGGEDKARARIAKWLEKYRTRVFEDWDDSHEARDQRLAGMKSVNPKFIPRSWVLDELIERVEKKGEREILKRVMDMALRPFEEEWGWDKGEEERFCGDVPRYQRAMQCSCSS from the coding sequence ATGTATCGCGCAATCTCCCGGACGCGACCACGAAGCATTGCACAGCGACGAATAATCCAAATGACGAGCCAGATCAGCAACGCCGCCAATGGCGAGCAGAAGACATATACTATCCGGGATCTACCAAAGAGCAACACATTCACCCAAAGGCTACCACCGGATCAAGAATACCCAACACCGGCATCATCACACAACGCAGAGCGAAAGAAGCTGGGACCACGACTAGTGAAGAATGCAGCATATACCTTCGTACGGCCAGAACCGTTCAAGAAGTCTGAGCTAGTAGGAGTATCGAAAGCAGCATTACGAGACTTGGCTATTGACCCTGCATCGATCAATGATGAAGATTTCAAGAAGACGGTAGCCGGCGAGAAGATCATAACCATCGATGAAGATAAAGAGCCCGGGGACAAGGATGTGTACCCTTGGGCACAGTGTTACGGAGGATACCAGTTTGGCCAATGGGCTGGACAACTAGGTGATGGACGAGCCATATCTCTGTTTGAGGCGAACAACCCGAATACTGGAAAGCGGTATGAGATTCAGCTAAAAGGTGCTGGAAAGACTCCATACTCGCGTTTCGCAGACGGCAAGGCTGTTGTGAGGAGTAGCATCAGGGAGTTTGTGGTCAGCGAGGCTTTGAACGCGCTTGGGATACCTTCGACGAGAGCTTTGAGCTTGACACTCGGCCCAGAAGAGACGGTGCGAAGAGAAACGGCAGAGCCGGCTGCGATGGTGGCAAGGTTTGCTGAGTCGTGGATAAGGGTTGGCACCTTTGATCTACCGAGATCAAGAGGCGATAGAGATATGATCAGGAAGCTGGCAGACTACGTTGCTGAAGATGTTTTCGGCGGCTGGGACAACTTACCAGCAAGGGTGCCCTCCACAGAAGAGAAGGACGTCGCCGACGTACAGCGTGGAATCTCCAAAGACTCCATCGAAGGCGAAGCCGAAACATCAGAGAACCGCTACACCCGCCTCTTCCGCGAAATCGCCCGCCGCAACGCAAAGACAGTAGCCCACTGGCAAGCGTACGCCTTCACAAACGGCGTCCTCAACTCCGATAACACCTCCATCTACGGCCTCTCCGTCGACTTTGGCCCCTTCGCCTTCCTCGACAACTTCGATCCCAACTACACCCCCAACCATGACGATCACATGCTCCGTTACTCCTACAAGAACCAACCCTCCATCATCTGGTGGAACCTCGTCCGCCTGGCTGAAGCATTTGGCGAACTAATCGGTGCTGGCGACTGGTGCGATGATGCCGAGTTCGTAGAGAAGGGAGTCCGACAAGAACGGGCCGATGAACTCATCAAACGTGCCGAAACCGTCATCGACAGAGTCGGAGAAGAATACAAAGCCGTCTTCATGGCCGAATACAAACGTCTAATGACTGCCCGCCTCGGCCTCAAACAAAGCAAAGAATCCGACTTCCAAGACCTCTACTCCGAACTCCTCGACACGCTCGAAGCCCTCGAGCTAGACTTCAACCACACCTTCCGCCGCCTCAGCCACATCACCATGTCCGAGCTCGAAACCGACTCACAACGAAAGGACGTCGCCGCCCGCTTCTTCCACCACGAAGGCCTGCCTGGCCTCGTATTAGCAGACGGCGGCGAAGACAAAGCGCGTGCCCGGATCGCGAAGTGGTTGGAGAAGTATAGAACCAGAGTCTTTGAGGACTGGGACGATTCCCATGAGGCGCGGGATCAGAGGTTGGCGGGGATGAAGAGCGTCAATCCGAAATTTATTCCGAGGTCGTGGGTTCTGGATGAGCTGATTGAGCGCGTGGAGAAGAAGGGGGAGAGGGAGATCTTGAAGAGGGTCATGGATATGGCGCTGAGGCCTTTTGAGGAAGAGTGGGGATGGGATAAGGGGGAGGAGGAGAGATTTTGTGGGGATGTGCCGAGGTATCAGAGGGCTATGCAGTGTAGTTGTAGTTCTTAG
- a CDS encoding Arylacetonitrilase, with protein MTSTSPATVRVAVTQHEPIWLDLEATVQKTISLINEAAQAKAKLVTFPECWIPGYPAWIWSRPEPNTSNIPVVDGPEMKRIQAAAAEHQIAVALGFSERDGESVYIAQALIDEAGEMKMRRRKMKPTHMERTIFGDAAGGHCLAKVVDVQGVGRVGGLSCWEHIQPLLKYYTFAQGEQIHAAAWPPLEPFIEGSPGFYSMSVEGCRNQSQAYAIVSQSFVLHSTTVLTDGGIEAMGTKGAPIMGSANSGNSAFFGPDGRLLTPGEHEPEKLIIADLDLSLVTKTKTFADASGHYSRPDLMWLGVDEVQKNVVRPENIVLR; from the exons ATGACTTCCACTTCCCCAGCAACCGTCCGTGTTGCC GTAACCCAGCACGAACCCATCTGGCTCGACCTCGAAGCCACAGTCCAAAAGACAATCTCCCTCATCAATGAAGCCGCCCAAGCAAAAGCCAAACTCGTCACATTCCCCGAATGCTGGATCCCCGGCTACCCAGCCTGGATCTGGTCCCGTCCC GAACCAAATACGTCCAACATCCCCGTCGTCGACGGCCCCGAAATGAAACGCATCCAAGCCGCCGCGGCCGAGCACCAAATTGCCGTGGCACTAGGTTTCTCCGAACGTGATGGCGAGAGTGTATACATTGCCCAAGCTCTGATCGACGAAGCGGGAGAGATGAAGATGCGGCGTAGGAAGATGAAGCCGACGCATATGGAGCGGACGATTTTTGGGGATGCGGCGGGCGGGCATTGTCTTGCTAAGGTTGTGGATGTGCAAGGTGTGGGGAGGGTTGGGGGGTTGAGCTGTTGGGAGCATATTCAGCCTTTGCTGAAGTATTACACTTTTGCGCAAGGGGAGCAGATTCATGCCGCGGCTTGGCCACCGTTGGAGCCTTTCATTGAGGGGAGTCCGGGGTTCTACTCGATGAGTGTGGAAGGGTGCAGGAATCAGAGTCAGGCGTATGCGATTGTGAGTCAGTCGTTTGTGCTGCATAGCACCACGGTGCTGACCGATGGAGGCATTGAGGCGATGGGAACGAAGGGAGCGCCGATTATGGGGTCTGCGAATAGTGGGAATTCGGCATTCTTCGGGCCTGACGGGAGGCTATTGACGCCTGGAGAACATGAGCCGGAGAAGTTGATTATTGCGGACTTGGATTTGAGTCTTGTGACGAAGACGAAAACTTTTGCTGATGCTAGTGGGCATT ACAGCCGTCCGGATCTCATGTGGCTTGGTGTTGATGAGGTGCAGAAGAATGTCGTTCGCCCAGAGAACATCGTTCTGCGATAG